The following proteins are encoded in a genomic region of Trichocoleus sp.:
- a CDS encoding glutamyl-tRNA reductase, whose protein sequence is MNIVVVGLSHKTAPVEVREKLSIPTPQIEAAIAHLRSYPHIEEATILSTCNRLEVYVVTSETEQGVREVSQFLSEYGKIPLQQLRPYLFILLHEDAVMHLMRVSAGLDSLVLGEGQILSQVKHTHKVGQQYNGIGRILNRLFNQAITAGKRVRTETSIGTGAVSISSAAVELAQIKVQNLSTCRVAILGAGKMSRLVVQHLLSKGATQIAIVNRSLDTAKDLAQQFKGSDIRLHPLSDMMQIVCSSDLVFTATAATEPLIDRAKLESTLETHQTLKLFDISVPRNVDADVNDLPHVHVFNVDDLKAVVAQNQESRRQMAMEAEVILDEEVEAFELWWRSLETVSTISDLRDKVEAIRTQEMEKALSRLGSEFAEKHQEVIEALTRGIVNKILHDPMVQLRAQQDIEARRRAMQTLRVLFNLEEPASTEV, encoded by the coding sequence ATGAATATTGTTGTTGTGGGTCTAAGCCATAAAACTGCTCCAGTTGAGGTGCGAGAAAAGCTGAGTATTCCAACTCCACAGATTGAGGCGGCGATCGCCCATCTTCGCAGCTATCCTCACATTGAAGAGGCGACAATTTTAAGTACTTGTAACCGCCTGGAAGTCTATGTTGTCACCAGTGAAACAGAGCAGGGCGTTCGAGAAGTCAGCCAATTTCTGTCAGAATACGGCAAAATTCCCCTGCAGCAACTCCGTCCGTACCTGTTTATCCTGCTCCACGAAGATGCAGTAATGCATTTGATGCGCGTTTCGGCAGGTCTGGATAGCCTGGTGCTGGGTGAAGGACAAATTTTGTCGCAGGTAAAGCACACCCACAAGGTTGGGCAGCAGTACAACGGAATTGGACGGATTCTCAATCGACTGTTCAACCAGGCAATTACTGCTGGCAAGCGCGTCCGTACTGAAACCAGTATTGGCACAGGGGCAGTTTCAATTAGCTCGGCAGCCGTCGAACTGGCACAGATTAAAGTTCAAAACCTTTCCACTTGCCGCGTCGCGATTCTGGGCGCAGGTAAAATGTCCCGGTTGGTCGTCCAGCACCTGCTCTCGAAAGGAGCAACCCAAATTGCGATCGTCAATCGTTCACTCGATACTGCCAAAGATTTAGCGCAGCAGTTCAAAGGTTCAGATATCCGGCTGCATCCCCTCAGCGATATGATGCAGATCGTTTGTAGCTCTGATCTGGTTTTTACTGCTACTGCCGCTACCGAGCCGCTGATCGATCGCGCCAAGCTGGAATCTACGCTGGAAACTCATCAGACGCTCAAACTGTTTGATATCTCTGTTCCCCGCAACGTTGATGCAGATGTCAATGATCTGCCCCATGTTCATGTGTTTAATGTGGATGACCTAAAGGCAGTGGTGGCACAGAACCAGGAAAGCCGCCGCCAGATGGCAATGGAAGCAGAGGTGATTTTGGATGAAGAAGTCGAGGCGTTTGAACTGTGGTGGCGATCGCTCGAAACTGTTTCCACAATTAGCGATCTGCGCGACAAGGTAGAGGCAATCCGCACTCAGGAAATGGAAAAAGCCCTGTCTCGCCTTGGCTCAGAGTTTGCTGAAAAGCATCAGGAAGTTATCGAAGCCCTGACTCGTGGCATCGTCAACAAAATCCTGCATGACCCGATGGTGCAACTGCGAGCACAGCAAGATATCGAAGCCCGTCGTCGAGCGATGCAAACGCTACGAGTGCTGTTCAATTTAGAAGAACCCGCTTCCACAGAGGTGTAA
- a CDS encoding SemiSWEET transporter, giving the protein MNLITLLGLVAGTLTTVAFLPQLLKVWQHKSAKDISLLWLTTFSFGILLWLVYGISVRALPIILSNAITLGLTSVILFFKLKYR; this is encoded by the coding sequence ATGAATCTCATCACCCTCCTAGGCTTAGTTGCTGGAACCTTGACCACAGTCGCCTTTTTGCCCCAATTACTAAAGGTATGGCAGCATAAATCCGCGAAAGATATTTCGCTGCTGTGGCTAACAACATTTAGCTTCGGAATTCTGCTGTGGTTAGTCTACGGTATTTCAGTTCGGGCACTACCGATCATTTTGTCCAATGCAATCACACTGGGCTTAACTTCAGTCATCCTATTCTTTAAGCTAAAGTATCGCTGA
- a CDS encoding S-layer homology domain-containing protein, with product MTNYQTIPSFSDIDNHWARACILAIAERRIMNGYPNGTFQPDGNLTRAEFAVLMPIVFPDARPVRDPIAFVDVPANHWAYSGIQQAYVNGWFSGYPDGTFQPNQPISRPQVISVLGTALHFEPPANPIQILNLYFDDAINIPNWTHWVIAAAVQQDIVINYPNVRLFYPLQNATRGEIAAIFCRVLKLNDVIPLEYSTRSLGVYDLKGEVTVTFPQWRGSARLMRDIQVLLADFQLYPAGQINGQYNSQTEQALTIFCDFYGLPNMRTGVLEEKFAWSITHADSIDYFLASAQDRNAIYNEFLAQEAGYGQDKLAFLDRGAASSPYYAYISQFPNRLTEKPDGQTTVSLGDSIVLTRANKRVYFNPFPNLGTLPAIDNFGLDFLHPDITEACICVGSFVDGTIQTHWSGKNALDNVQLWSTTKIIPLINTVCQANSVQPGVKVRDCLVRPVGSKDGYGFYNLAVDLVSYQQSIASSNAVAAMFKQFFTPKGLENWFQNLTGNRYLEFTGRYGEPPFIQDPDLWSQPTKVVLLKPAYSNHSGNNAISTCDMARLMAMLGWHNHLPNAARLPSAQWSSLETVVRAMGMDTARYIDVAIERLRVGSIVQSPVILSKLGFGRSDARNRTELCYVALVWFIDRRPARSSQAPVLRTFSLALRAAKALNDADEEARQLDARVAAEVTEILRRILTQELA from the coding sequence CATGAATGGCTATCCCAACGGCACATTTCAACCAGACGGCAATCTGACCAGAGCCGAATTTGCAGTGTTGATGCCGATCGTCTTTCCCGACGCCAGACCTGTGCGTGATCCGATCGCTTTTGTAGATGTTCCTGCGAATCATTGGGCATATTCTGGCATCCAGCAAGCTTATGTGAATGGCTGGTTTTCTGGCTATCCAGACGGCACATTTCAGCCCAATCAGCCAATTTCACGTCCTCAAGTCATTTCTGTTTTAGGAACTGCGCTACATTTTGAGCCGCCTGCTAATCCAATTCAGATTCTTAATTTGTACTTTGATGATGCGATTAATATTCCCAACTGGACACATTGGGTTATTGCAGCAGCAGTTCAGCAAGATATTGTGATTAATTATCCGAATGTGCGGCTGTTTTATCCACTCCAAAACGCGACGCGCGGCGAGATTGCTGCCATTTTTTGTCGGGTACTCAAGCTCAATGACGTAATTCCGCTGGAGTATTCCACCCGCAGCTTAGGCGTCTATGACTTGAAAGGAGAAGTGACAGTTACTTTTCCGCAATGGCGCGGCAGCGCTCGACTCATGCGAGATATTCAAGTATTATTGGCAGACTTTCAACTGTATCCAGCAGGTCAAATTAATGGTCAATACAATTCTCAAACTGAGCAAGCCTTAACAATATTTTGTGACTTTTATGGGCTGCCTAACATGAGGACGGGTGTATTAGAGGAAAAGTTTGCTTGGAGTATTACCCACGCCGACTCGATCGACTATTTCCTCGCCTCTGCTCAAGATCGAAATGCAATCTACAATGAATTTTTGGCACAAGAAGCCGGATATGGTCAGGATAAACTGGCATTTTTAGATCGCGGTGCTGCAAGCTCGCCCTACTATGCCTATATCTCGCAATTCCCAAACCGCTTAACCGAAAAACCAGATGGACAGACAACTGTTTCGTTAGGCGACAGCATTGTTTTAACAAGAGCGAACAAACGAGTTTATTTCAATCCTTTTCCAAATCTTGGAACGCTGCCAGCAATTGATAACTTTGGCTTAGATTTTCTCCATCCTGATATCACAGAGGCTTGCATCTGCGTCGGAAGCTTTGTCGATGGCACAATCCAAACCCACTGGTCTGGCAAAAATGCGTTGGATAATGTTCAGCTTTGGAGTACGACAAAAATTATTCCCCTAATTAATACAGTTTGTCAGGCGAACTCAGTTCAGCCAGGGGTGAAAGTGCGAGACTGTTTGGTGCGTCCCGTGGGCAGTAAGGATGGATATGGGTTTTATAACCTTGCCGTGGATCTCGTCAGCTACCAACAATCGATCGCTTCTTCTAATGCGGTTGCTGCAATGTTCAAACAATTTTTTACACCGAAAGGGTTGGAGAATTGGTTCCAAAACCTGACCGGCAATCGCTATCTGGAATTTACAGGACGCTACGGAGAACCCCCATTTATTCAAGATCCTGATCTCTGGAGCCAACCGACAAAAGTTGTGCTGCTCAAACCTGCCTACAGCAATCACAGCGGCAATAATGCAATTTCAACCTGTGATATGGCTCGCTTGATGGCAATGCTTGGCTGGCATAATCATCTACCAAATGCTGCCCGTCTCCCTTCAGCGCAGTGGAGTAGTTTGGAAACGGTAGTGCGAGCAATGGGCATGGATACCGCTCGCTATATTGATGTGGCGATCGAGCGGCTTCGAGTTGGTAGCATCGTGCAATCCCCGGTTATTCTCTCAAAGCTAGGTTTTGGTCGCAGCGATGCTCGTAACCGCACGGAACTATGCTATGTTGCTCTGGTCTGGTTTATCGATCGTCGTCCGGCTCGTTCAAGCCAAGCCCCAGTGCTGCGTACTTTTAGTTTGGCGCTCCGAGCAGCAAAAGCCTTGAATGATGCCGATGAAGAAGCAAGACAACTGGATGCGAGAGTTGCGGCTGAGGTGACAGAAATTCTGCGGCGAATTTTGACTCAAGAACTGGCATGA